The Pan paniscus chromosome 22, NHGRI_mPanPan1-v2.0_pri, whole genome shotgun sequence genomic interval TCTACAAGATCGGGAACATCATCATCCTCCTCATCAATGTCTTCTGGTTTTGCTGCTTTACTGTCCAAGACTTGCCGTGGGAACCGTTCAGCTAACTTCCTAAGGCTTGTTAAACTGTCAGCACCAAGCTGACTTAATATTCCAGGTAGCATTTCTGTGATTGGTTTGGCTTCTGCATGACCAGTAATTGCAAAGGTGTTAGCAGAAAGGGAAGCTTGGACTTTGGGATTGTTGAAGTGAATAACTGTCCCATCATCTTTAATCATGTTCACCTCTTCAATACCAACTATATTATTCACAGCCAGTTTTTTTAGAGAACTCTGAAGCTTTTTGTCATCAGCCATGGCTGTTTTATGTACCACCTTCTTTCTGCGAGCTGTACCCTTGCCGCCTATCCGGACCTGAGCCTGAAGTTTGGCTAACTTTTCTTGATTCATGCTGTTGGCAAATCTGAAGCAGGGAGGGTCCTCCAGCACCAGCACGCGGCAAGAGCAAGATGGCTGCCCGATATGCCCCCTCTTAATCTTTTCATTCCTGCGATTATACCACCATCAGAGGAAAAATGCCTCCCCTCCAAGGCAAGCCTCCCTACATTGGCTCCTTACCCTGTCTGTTGTGGGGTCTCCATCGATTACCAACTTAGCTCACTGCACTAGATCAGAGGACAGGGCCATTACCTATATTCATTGTTGCAGTCCCTGCATGGTCTTGTGGCTCCTGGCAGACAGCTAGTGTTCAGCAAGTCCTTTTTGCATGActgaaagttttcaacttctttgccacTAGGCCTGTGTGTATGATAGAGCTCTCTTCAGTTCATCACTCTCTCCCTTCTCATCTAATAAAGATGGTCCTTACAGTGATTATTCCACTAGTCATGTCTGAGTCAGTTTTTAATCTAAAGAAGCTGAGCTTCTGCTTTATCTTTGACCTCgttctattttcttctcctgcttcagtcgcCAAAGGTTACAGTAATGCATGTGCCAAATTGGTTTATCTCTTTGGAACTCCTTGACACCTATTTTGGTTCTTTCCCACCCTGTTGACCTGCGCTTTACTGTCTTCTAAAATAAGTCCCTTAAATGTCAGCCTTCCTTATAGTTTAGCCCATAGTCAATCTTGACCTTAAACCTGGGTGACCTCTTGTATCCATCATGGTAATCTCCCAAGTATTGGtagtgaattaaaaatattttcagctcccagcctggccaacatggtgaaaccctgtctgtactaaaaatacaaaaattagccaggtgtggtgatgtgcgtctgtaatcctagctactcaggaggctgaagcaggagaattgcttgaacctgggaggctgaggtttcagtgagctgagatcgcgccactgcactccagcctgggtgacagagcaagac includes:
- the LOC103786192 gene encoding transcription factor BTF3 homolog 4-like; translated protein: MNQEKLAKLQAQVRIGGKGTARRKKVVHKTAMADDKKLQSSLKKLAVNNIVGIEEVNMIKDDGTVIHFNNPKVQASLSANTFAITGHAEAKPITEMLPGILSQLGADSLTSLRKLAERFPRQVLDSKAAKPEDIDEEDDDVPDLVENFDEASKNEAGMVFGSWHGLDLTNQLCGSKVLQTENITCY